In a single window of the Micromonospora inositola genome:
- a CDS encoding AMP-binding protein, producing the protein MDLPFIVATLTRRGLLTPGRPIRVASQLGALRKWGWSLAGELRQAAARDPGRTAVVDEQGVELTYQELLDRAERLARSMRAGLGVQAGDRIGVLCRNHHGLIEAVVAAMLLGADAVLVNTGLSAAQLTTVAEEQSLRVLVHDAEFAERVLGLPADVHRVDERGQEELIAGALPGDQLQPPERDGRTIVLTSGTTGTPKGARRPTPHGFGPLVSIIDRIPLHARDTVLIAAPLFHTWGYAALQVAFALRSTIVLHRRFDPAATVAALAAQPCDALFAVPVMLQRLLEVPPPSPRPPLKVVAVSGSALPGGLAPRFMDVYGDVLYNLYGSTEVSWASIAGPADLRAAPTTAGRPPHGTRLEILDDAGEPVPDGRVGRILVGNEMLFEGYTSGARRETHDGLLDTGDLGRVNPEGLLFVDGRADDMIVSGGENVFPSELEDLLAQLPQVREAAVIGVPDPEYGQRLAAFLALHPGETLDPEAVREYVRHYLARFSVPRDVIFVKYLPRNATGKVLSRELRRYYG; encoded by the coding sequence TTGGACCTGCCGTTCATCGTCGCCACGCTGACCCGGCGCGGGCTGCTCACCCCCGGCCGTCCCATCCGGGTCGCCTCCCAGCTCGGTGCGCTGCGCAAGTGGGGCTGGAGCCTCGCCGGCGAGCTGCGCCAGGCCGCCGCCCGCGACCCCGGCCGGACGGCCGTCGTCGACGAGCAGGGCGTCGAGCTCACCTATCAGGAGCTGCTGGACCGGGCCGAACGGCTGGCCCGATCGATGCGCGCCGGACTCGGGGTCCAGGCCGGGGACCGGATCGGGGTGCTCTGCCGCAACCACCACGGGCTGATCGAGGCGGTCGTCGCGGCGATGCTGCTCGGCGCGGACGCCGTCCTGGTCAACACCGGCCTCTCCGCCGCGCAGTTGACCACCGTCGCGGAGGAACAGTCGCTGCGGGTCCTGGTGCACGACGCCGAGTTCGCCGAGCGGGTCCTCGGCCTCCCCGCCGACGTCCATCGGGTCGACGAGCGCGGCCAGGAGGAACTCATCGCCGGCGCCCTCCCCGGTGACCAGCTCCAGCCGCCCGAACGGGACGGCCGGACCATCGTGCTCACCTCCGGCACCACCGGAACGCCCAAGGGCGCCCGACGGCCCACTCCGCACGGCTTCGGCCCGCTGGTCTCCATCATCGACCGGATCCCGCTGCACGCCCGCGACACCGTGCTGATCGCTGCGCCGCTCTTCCACACCTGGGGGTACGCGGCCCTTCAGGTGGCCTTCGCGCTGCGCTCCACGATCGTGCTGCACCGCCGCTTCGACCCGGCCGCCACGGTGGCCGCGCTGGCCGCCCAGCCGTGCGACGCGCTCTTCGCCGTGCCGGTGATGCTGCAGCGGTTGCTGGAGGTGCCGCCGCCGAGCCCCCGACCGCCGCTGAAGGTGGTCGCGGTCAGCGGCTCGGCCCTGCCCGGCGGGCTGGCTCCGAGGTTCATGGACGTCTACGGGGACGTCCTCTACAACCTGTACGGCTCGACCGAGGTCTCCTGGGCGTCCATCGCCGGCCCGGCCGACCTGCGCGCGGCCCCGACCACCGCCGGCCGCCCGCCGCACGGCACCCGGCTGGAGATCCTGGACGACGCCGGTGAGCCGGTCCCGGACGGGCGGGTCGGGCGGATCCTCGTGGGCAACGAGATGCTCTTCGAGGGGTACACCTCGGGGGCCCGCCGGGAGACCCACGACGGCCTGCTGGACACCGGCGACCTGGGTCGGGTCAACCCCGAGGGTCTGCTCTTCGTCGACGGCCGCGCGGACGACATGATCGTCTCCGGGGGCGAGAACGTCTTTCCCTCCGAGTTGGAGGACCTGCTCGCGCAACTGCCGCAGGTCCGCGAGGCCGCCGTGATCGGGGTGCCCGACCCCGAGTACGGCCAGCGCCTCGCCGCGTTCCTCGCCCTGCACCCCGGCGAGACGCTCGACCCGGAGGCGGTCCGCGAGTACGTCCGGCACTACCTGGCCCGCTTCTCCGTGCCCCGGGACGTGATCTTCGTGAAGTACCTGCCGCGCAACGCCACCGGCAAGGTGCTCAGTCGCGAGCTGCGCCGCTACTACGGCTGA
- a CDS encoding MaoC/PaaZ C-terminal domain-containing protein translates to MPSAGALYRRALLGALPGVGGRRRDAIPAVELTVAGVAVDRAHLADYDRVCGFRLADRLPATYPHVMGFPLALRLMTSPEFPIPLSGVVHVANRITVHRPVEAGERLDFRTYAENLRPHDRGRQLDVVLVGSVDGEEVWRGVSTYLGKERRAGGGERRDRGDRPTPPAPSAHWRLTPRVGTDYARVSGDHNPIHTSRLGARLFGFPRPIAHGMWSKAHCLAALESRLPDAYTIDVAFKLPVPLPSTVAFSATPGWDFALHDARSGRPHLAGAIR, encoded by the coding sequence ATGCCGTCGGCCGGTGCGCTCTACCGGCGGGCCCTGCTCGGCGCCCTGCCGGGGGTGGGCGGCAGGCGCCGCGACGCGATCCCCGCGGTGGAGCTGACCGTCGCCGGCGTCGCCGTGGACCGGGCGCACCTCGCCGACTACGACCGGGTCTGCGGCTTCCGGCTCGCCGACCGGCTGCCGGCGACATACCCGCACGTCATGGGGTTCCCGCTGGCGTTGCGGCTGATGACCTCGCCGGAATTCCCCATCCCGCTGAGCGGGGTGGTGCACGTGGCCAACCGGATCACCGTGCACCGGCCGGTCGAGGCCGGCGAACGGCTGGACTTCCGGACGTACGCGGAGAACCTGCGTCCACACGACCGGGGTCGGCAGCTCGACGTGGTGCTCGTCGGGTCGGTCGACGGGGAGGAGGTGTGGCGCGGCGTCTCGACGTACCTCGGCAAGGAGCGCAGGGCCGGCGGCGGTGAGCGGCGCGACCGGGGCGACCGGCCGACCCCGCCGGCCCCCTCCGCGCACTGGCGGCTGACCCCCCGGGTCGGTACGGACTACGCGCGGGTCTCCGGCGACCACAACCCGATCCACACCTCCCGGCTGGGCGCGCGACTGTTCGGCTTCCCCCGGCCGATCGCGCACGGGATGTGGAGCAAGGCCCACTGCCTGGCCGCGCTGGAGAGCCGGCTGCCGGACGCCTACACGATCGACGTGGCGTTCAAGCTGCCGGTGCCGCTGCCGTCGACGGTGGCGTTCAGCGCCACGCCGGGCTGGGACTTCGCGCTGCACGACGCCCGGTCCGGCCGCCCGCACCTGGCCGGCGCGATCCGCTGA
- a CDS encoding SCP2 sterol-binding domain-containing protein: MTDFDPANFANVAPKEFAQLVKSTPDDKIAEVMSGDLRGKILSEVFNRMPSLFRADRAGSTNAVIHWNITGRPDGGTDTYEIVIENGACTVNEGAQRDPKLSLTMGPVEFLKIVSGGANPVMMFMTGKLKAKGDLGLAANIANLFDIPKA, translated from the coding sequence ATGACTGACTTCGACCCGGCCAACTTCGCGAACGTGGCCCCCAAGGAGTTCGCGCAGCTGGTCAAGTCCACCCCCGACGACAAGATCGCCGAGGTGATGTCGGGCGACCTGCGCGGCAAGATCCTGAGCGAGGTCTTCAACCGGATGCCGTCGCTGTTCCGCGCCGATCGCGCCGGCTCGACCAACGCGGTCATCCACTGGAACATCACGGGCCGCCCCGACGGGGGCACCGACACCTACGAGATCGTCATCGAGAACGGCGCCTGCACCGTCAACGAGGGCGCGCAGCGGGACCCGAAGCTGAGCCTCACCATGGGCCCGGTCGAGTTCCTCAAGATCGTCTCCGGCGGCGCCAACCCGGTCATGATGTTCATGACCGGCAAGCTGAAGGCCAAGGGCGACCTGGGCCTCGCCGCCAACATCGCCAACCTGTTCGACATCCCCAAGGCCTGA
- a CDS encoding PKD domain-containing protein, with the protein MRKSSLAGLTALALAGGTLLGAAPAQAVDPAVLHVKQNSITGCSDTWPGTLEQPFCTIGAAAAVVTAGQTVDVGGGNYRERVIITSSGTPDQPITFRTTNYATLIGQTAGFVIDGQHDITIQGLRAGGAVDVPALDLRNASAITVDGGGYWTADLATAPAVRLAGVTRSSLKRLSASGLSLVGGLTMDAATSGVTVTSATVASAQYNTPDHSVGIQVDGPGNRIVNNMVSGFTGAAIAVGPGVADTVVANNQINGGAGYGIHNRGASGTAITNNNVRDRCLDGIRVDGASAGVSVQNNVLAKNGYFSQGYCDRSKLDGVEVGVYDEAVKDTVVDYNNADHYDPSSPTIYAWSGTRMSLAAFREASGQAAHDLETRYARDNYDSANSAAPGYQVTDRYGKTRADDPAVADTGAGPVTYADRGAVETIRPPVASFDLALDLGTTSVEVDASASTPGFVPIASYQFDFGDGTVVTQATPVASHRYQAPGGYEIRLKVTGTDGTSGSRYQRVSLLRRTATVGLLALPNLRYVGPGTLATTLQPNQAGLGTTAQFDLADAGDGQVALFSRATGRYVSADFAGTALLTMTATAVYNTETFTVVRNTDGSISLKSASSNRYVSTASALSPYLSANQTTIGANEKFYRVTVTDANRWLRAANRRYVTAESAGTNPLIASRTTIVTWGRFDVIDLGNGQVALFARANNRFVTADGAGTLPLIAKRGTVGTWERFTLVRNGNGTVSLKAIANGRYVTADGGGAKPLIASRTTIGLYEKFTLG; encoded by the coding sequence ATGCGCAAATCGTCCCTCGCCGGCCTCACCGCTCTCGCTCTGGCCGGCGGCACCCTGCTGGGCGCGGCCCCAGCCCAGGCGGTCGACCCGGCCGTCCTGCACGTCAAACAAAACTCCATCACGGGCTGCTCTGACACGTGGCCGGGCACACTGGAGCAGCCCTTCTGCACGATCGGGGCGGCTGCCGCGGTGGTCACCGCCGGGCAGACGGTCGACGTCGGCGGCGGCAACTACCGGGAACGCGTCATCATCACCAGCTCGGGCACGCCGGACCAGCCGATCACCTTCCGCACCACCAACTACGCCACCCTCATCGGGCAGACCGCCGGCTTCGTCATCGACGGCCAGCACGACATCACGATCCAGGGTCTCCGGGCCGGCGGGGCGGTGGACGTCCCCGCGCTCGACCTCCGGAACGCCTCAGCCATCACGGTCGACGGCGGCGGCTACTGGACGGCCGACCTGGCCACGGCTCCCGCCGTCCGGCTCGCCGGGGTCACCCGGTCCTCCCTGAAGCGCCTCTCCGCCAGCGGGCTGTCGCTGGTCGGCGGCCTGACCATGGACGCCGCTACCAGCGGAGTCACCGTCACCTCCGCCACGGTGGCGAGCGCGCAGTACAACACCCCCGACCACAGCGTGGGAATCCAGGTCGACGGCCCCGGCAACAGGATCGTCAACAACATGGTCAGCGGCTTCACCGGCGCCGCCATCGCGGTCGGGCCTGGCGTGGCCGACACGGTGGTAGCCAACAATCAGATCAACGGCGGGGCCGGCTACGGCATCCACAACCGCGGCGCCAGCGGCACGGCCATCACGAACAACAATGTCCGGGACCGCTGCCTCGACGGCATCCGGGTGGACGGGGCGTCCGCCGGGGTGTCGGTGCAGAACAACGTGTTGGCCAAGAACGGCTACTTCAGCCAGGGCTACTGCGACCGGTCCAAGCTGGACGGCGTGGAGGTCGGGGTCTACGACGAGGCGGTCAAGGACACCGTGGTCGACTACAACAACGCGGACCACTACGACCCGTCGTCCCCGACCATCTACGCCTGGAGCGGCACGCGGATGAGCCTGGCGGCGTTCCGCGAAGCGTCCGGTCAGGCCGCCCACGACCTGGAGACGCGGTACGCCCGGGACAACTACGACTCGGCGAACTCGGCGGCTCCCGGCTACCAGGTCACCGACCGCTACGGCAAGACACGCGCCGACGACCCGGCCGTGGCGGACACCGGCGCCGGCCCGGTCACGTACGCCGACCGTGGCGCGGTCGAGACCATCCGACCCCCGGTGGCCTCGTTCGACCTCGCCCTGGACCTCGGGACGACATCGGTGGAGGTGGACGCCTCCGCCTCCACCCCCGGCTTCGTCCCGATCGCCTCCTACCAGTTCGACTTCGGCGACGGAACGGTGGTCACCCAGGCCACTCCGGTCGCCTCGCACCGCTACCAGGCGCCCGGCGGCTATGAGATCAGGCTCAAGGTCACCGGCACCGACGGGACGTCGGGCAGCAGGTACCAGCGGGTCAGCCTGCTGCGGCGGACCGCAACGGTGGGCCTGCTCGCCCTGCCCAACCTCCGCTACGTCGGGCCGGGCACCCTCGCGACGACTCTTCAGCCGAACCAGGCCGGGTTGGGCACGACCGCCCAGTTCGACCTCGCGGACGCCGGCGACGGCCAAGTCGCCCTCTTCTCGCGCGCGACCGGGCGGTACGTCTCGGCCGACTTCGCCGGCACCGCGTTGCTGACCATGACGGCCACCGCGGTCTACAACACGGAGACGTTCACCGTCGTCCGCAACACCGACGGCAGCATCAGCCTCAAGTCGGCGTCCAGCAACCGCTACGTCAGCACCGCGTCGGCGCTCTCCCCCTATCTGAGCGCGAACCAGACCACCATCGGCGCGAACGAGAAGTTCTACCGGGTCACGGTGACCGATGCGAACCGGTGGCTGAGGGCCGCGAACCGTCGGTACGTCACAGCCGAGAGTGCCGGCACCAATCCGCTGATCGCGAGCCGGACCACGATCGTCACGTGGGGGCGGTTCGACGTGATCGACCTCGGCAACGGTCAGGTGGCCCTCTTCGCCCGCGCCAACAACCGCTTCGTCACCGCGGACGGCGCCGGGACGTTGCCGCTGATCGCGAAGCGCGGCACCGTGGGTACCTGGGAGCGGTTCACCCTCGTCCGCAACGGCAACGGCACCGTGAGCCTCAAGGCCATCGCCAACGGCCGCTACGTCACCGCCGACGGCGGAGGTGCGAAGCCACTGATCGCCAGCCGCACCACGATCGGACTCTACGAGAAGTTCACCCTGGGCTGA
- a CDS encoding acetyl-CoA C-acetyltransferase, translating into MQSVRRVAVIGGNRIPFARSNSRYAHASNADLLGAALDGLVARFGLAGQRVGEVVAGAVLKHSKDFNLTREVVLGSRLDPHTPAYDIQQACGTGLEAAILVANKIALGQIEVGIAGGADTTSDAPLAVNEDLRRTLLQLNSARTLGERLKIAAKLRPLQPFKPEIPRNAEPRTGLSMGEHAARTALRWNVDRQAQDELAFRSHQRLAAAYDKGFFDDLMTPYLGLTRDQNLRPDTSLEKLGSLKPVFGHRGPDAERATMTAGNSSPLTDGASTVLLASEEWAREHSLPVLAWFSWSETAAVDFVHGDEGLLMAPAYAVPRMLARAGLTLQDFDCYEIHEAFASQVLATLAAWESAEFCKERLGLDAPLGSIDRDRLNVNGSSLAAGHPFAATGGRIVATLAKLLAEKGSGRGLISICAAGGQGVTAILER; encoded by the coding sequence GTGCAGAGTGTCCGGCGGGTCGCGGTCATCGGTGGCAACCGCATCCCCTTCGCCCGGTCCAACTCCCGGTACGCGCACGCGTCCAATGCGGACCTGCTCGGCGCGGCCCTGGACGGCCTGGTGGCCCGGTTCGGGCTGGCCGGTCAGCGGGTCGGCGAGGTGGTCGCCGGCGCGGTGCTCAAGCATTCGAAGGACTTCAACCTCACCCGCGAGGTGGTGCTCGGCTCCCGGCTCGACCCGCACACCCCCGCGTACGACATTCAGCAGGCGTGCGGCACCGGCCTGGAAGCGGCCATCCTGGTCGCCAACAAGATCGCCCTCGGGCAGATCGAGGTGGGCATCGCCGGTGGCGCGGACACCACCTCGGACGCGCCGCTCGCCGTCAACGAGGACCTGCGCCGCACCCTGTTGCAGCTCAACTCCGCCCGGACCCTCGGCGAGCGACTGAAGATCGCCGCGAAGCTCCGTCCCCTGCAGCCGTTCAAGCCGGAGATCCCGCGCAACGCCGAACCGCGTACCGGGCTGTCGATGGGGGAGCACGCCGCCCGGACGGCGCTGCGCTGGAACGTCGACCGGCAGGCCCAGGACGAGCTGGCGTTCCGCTCGCACCAACGGCTCGCCGCCGCGTACGACAAGGGGTTCTTCGACGACCTGATGACCCCCTACCTCGGGCTGACCCGGGACCAGAACCTCCGCCCCGACACCAGCCTGGAGAAGCTCGGCTCGCTCAAGCCGGTCTTCGGCCACCGCGGCCCGGACGCCGAGCGGGCCACCATGACCGCGGGCAACTCGTCGCCGCTCACCGACGGCGCCTCCACGGTGCTGCTGGCGTCGGAGGAGTGGGCGCGGGAGCACAGCCTGCCGGTGCTGGCCTGGTTCAGCTGGTCCGAGACCGCCGCGGTCGACTTCGTGCACGGCGACGAGGGGCTGCTGATGGCCCCCGCGTACGCGGTGCCCCGGATGCTGGCCCGGGCCGGGCTGACGCTGCAGGACTTCGACTGCTACGAGATCCACGAGGCGTTCGCCTCGCAGGTGCTGGCCACCCTGGCCGCCTGGGAGTCGGCGGAGTTCTGCAAGGAACGGCTGGGCCTGGACGCGCCGCTCGGGTCGATCGACCGGGACAGGCTCAACGTCAACGGCTCCTCGCTGGCCGCCGGGCACCCGTTCGCGGCCACCGGCGGCCGGATCGTCGCCACCCTGGCCAAGCTGCTCGCCGAGAAGGGCAGCGGGCGCGGCCTGATCTCCATCTGCGCGGCCGGCGGCCAGGGCGTGACGGCGATCCTGGAACGCTGA
- a CDS encoding 3-oxoacyl-ACP reductase, with translation MTDRYASFVQSGAGRALVKRLGLPDPPRLRRHTPGDPLVHGPVLLGASAGGRLAEPATKILTSAGVELRDPSAATDATARYAALVYDATGITDSTELRQLYDFFYPQARALLPSGRVIVLGSPPGECGSPREATAQRALEGLTRSIGKEFGRGVTAQLVYVTEAGDPGTLTSLESTLRFLLSGRSAYVSGQVVQVCAGTAQPPADWDRPLDGQVVLVTGAARGIGAALARVLARDGAQVVALDVPGAGDELAAVANEIGGTAVQLDLTAPDAPSRLAQHLADRHGRVDVVVHNAGITRDKTLGRMDADRWDSVIDVNLSSQERINDVLLERALIPTGGRIVSVSSIAGIAGNRGQTNYATSKAGVIGLVDSLAPALRERGISVNAVAPGFIETRLTARIPLMLREAGRRMNSMSQGGLPVDVAETIGWLAWPATGAVSGNVVRVCGQSLLGA, from the coding sequence ATGACCGACAGGTACGCGAGCTTCGTCCAATCGGGGGCCGGTCGCGCGCTGGTCAAGCGCCTCGGGCTGCCCGACCCGCCTCGACTACGCCGGCACACGCCGGGCGATCCGCTCGTCCATGGGCCCGTCCTGCTGGGCGCCTCGGCCGGTGGCCGGCTCGCCGAGCCGGCCACCAAGATCCTGACCTCCGCCGGGGTCGAGCTGCGCGATCCGTCCGCTGCCACCGACGCCACCGCGCGCTACGCCGCCCTGGTGTACGACGCGACCGGCATCACCGACTCCACCGAACTGCGGCAGCTCTACGACTTCTTCTACCCGCAGGCCCGGGCGCTGCTGCCCAGCGGTCGGGTGATCGTGCTCGGCAGCCCGCCCGGCGAGTGCGGCTCGCCCCGCGAGGCCACCGCCCAGCGCGCCCTGGAAGGGCTGACCCGCAGCATCGGCAAGGAGTTCGGCCGGGGCGTCACCGCCCAACTGGTGTACGTGACGGAGGCCGGCGACCCCGGCACCCTGACCAGCCTGGAGTCGACGCTGCGCTTCCTGCTGTCCGGGCGCTCCGCGTACGTCTCCGGCCAGGTGGTCCAGGTCTGCGCCGGCACGGCGCAGCCGCCGGCCGACTGGGACCGGCCGCTGGACGGGCAGGTCGTGCTGGTCACCGGCGCGGCCCGGGGCATCGGCGCGGCGCTGGCCCGGGTGCTCGCCCGGGACGGCGCGCAGGTCGTCGCGCTGGACGTCCCGGGCGCCGGGGACGAGCTGGCCGCGGTCGCCAACGAGATCGGCGGCACGGCCGTCCAGCTCGACCTCACCGCGCCGGACGCCCCGAGCCGGCTCGCCCAGCACCTCGCCGACCGGCACGGCCGGGTCGACGTGGTGGTACACAACGCCGGCATCACCCGGGACAAGACGCTCGGCCGGATGGACGCCGACCGCTGGGACTCCGTCATCGACGTGAACCTCTCCAGCCAGGAGCGGATCAACGACGTGCTGCTGGAACGCGCCCTGATCCCGACCGGCGGGCGGATCGTCTCGGTCTCCTCGATCGCCGGCATCGCCGGCAACCGCGGCCAGACCAACTACGCCACCAGCAAGGCCGGGGTGATCGGGCTGGTCGACTCCCTGGCCCCGGCGCTGCGCGAGCGCGGCATCAGCGTCAACGCGGTGGCCCCCGGCTTCATCGAGACCCGACTGACCGCGCGCATCCCGCTGATGCTGCGCGAGGCGGGCCGCCGGATGAACAGCATGTCCCAGGGCGGCCTGCCGGTGGACGTCGCCGAGACGATCGGCTGGCTGGCCTGGCCGGCGACCGGCGCGGTCAGCGGCAACGTCGTCCGGGTCTGCGGCCAGAGCCTGCTGGGGGCGTGA
- a CDS encoding DedA family protein codes for MESVLDLLHDTVASPWVYLVIFAVTAVDAFFPAVPGETVVITAGVFAVGGEPALAAVIVVAAVGALAGDHVSYGIGRGGGAHRVARLPADSRRRAGSEWARRALDRRGGMILTTARYVPGGRTAVTLTMGAVRYPLRCFLLYDALACGSWAVYCGLLGYLGGLAFERDPVRGLLVGVGLSIAVTGSLEVARWARRRARVRAAARR; via the coding sequence ATGGAGTCCGTGCTCGACCTGCTGCACGACACGGTCGCCTCGCCGTGGGTGTACCTGGTGATCTTCGCGGTCACCGCGGTCGACGCGTTCTTCCCGGCGGTGCCGGGCGAGACGGTGGTGATCACGGCGGGAGTCTTCGCGGTGGGCGGGGAGCCCGCCCTGGCCGCGGTGATCGTGGTGGCCGCGGTCGGCGCGCTCGCCGGCGACCACGTCTCCTACGGCATCGGCCGGGGCGGCGGCGCCCACCGGGTGGCCCGGCTGCCCGCCGACAGCCGTCGGCGGGCCGGCTCGGAGTGGGCGCGCCGGGCTCTCGACCGGCGCGGCGGGATGATCCTGACCACCGCCCGCTACGTGCCCGGCGGTCGCACCGCGGTCACCCTGACCATGGGCGCGGTCCGCTACCCGCTGCGCTGCTTCCTGCTGTACGACGCGCTGGCCTGCGGCAGCTGGGCGGTCTACTGCGGCCTGCTCGGTTACCTCGGCGGCCTGGCCTTCGAGCGCGACCCGGTGAGGGGACTGCTGGTCGGCGTCGGCCTGTCGATCGCGGTGACGGGGTCGCTGGAGGTGGCCCGCTGGGCCCGCCGCCGCGCCCGCGTCCGCGCCGCCGCCCGGCGCTGA
- a CDS encoding acyl-CoA dehydrogenase family protein gives MAEFSLDLNEEQRDLRDWVHGFAAEVVRPAAAEWDAREETPWPVIQEAAKVGLYGFEFLANCWADPTGLSLPIASEELFWGDAGIGLSIFGTSLAVAAIYGAGTPDQLVEWVPQCFGDVDSPAVAAFCTSEPEAGSDVGSMRTRAVYDEATDEWVLRGQKAYATNGGIAGVHVVTASVDPSLGSRGQAAFVVPPGTAGLSATRKLRKLGLRASHTADVFLDDVRVPGRCLLGGRDALLERLDRARSGQRASGQAAMRTFELSRPTVGAQALGVARAAYEYALDYARDRVQFGRPIIENQAVAFALADMKMEIDAARLLVWRASWMGRNNRPFTAGEGSMSKLKAGEVAVSVTEKAVQLLGGAGFLRDHPVERWYRDAKIYTIFEGTSEIQRLVISRAISGVQIR, from the coding sequence ATGGCCGAGTTCTCGCTCGACCTGAACGAGGAACAGCGGGATCTGCGCGACTGGGTGCACGGCTTCGCCGCCGAGGTCGTGCGCCCGGCCGCGGCCGAGTGGGACGCCCGGGAGGAGACCCCCTGGCCGGTCATCCAGGAGGCGGCGAAGGTCGGCCTGTACGGCTTCGAATTCCTCGCCAACTGCTGGGCCGACCCCACCGGCCTGTCCCTGCCGATCGCCAGCGAGGAGCTCTTCTGGGGCGACGCCGGCATCGGGCTCAGCATCTTCGGCACCTCCCTCGCCGTCGCCGCCATCTACGGCGCGGGCACCCCGGACCAGCTCGTCGAGTGGGTGCCGCAGTGCTTCGGCGACGTCGACTCCCCGGCCGTCGCCGCGTTCTGCACCAGCGAACCGGAGGCCGGCTCCGACGTCGGGTCGATGCGTACCCGGGCGGTCTACGACGAGGCCACCGACGAATGGGTGCTGCGCGGGCAGAAGGCGTACGCCACCAACGGTGGGATCGCCGGGGTGCACGTCGTCACCGCCTCGGTCGACCCGTCGCTCGGCTCCCGTGGGCAGGCGGCGTTCGTCGTACCGCCGGGCACGGCGGGGCTCAGCGCGACCCGCAAGCTGCGCAAGCTGGGACTGCGCGCGTCGCACACCGCCGACGTCTTCCTCGACGACGTACGGGTGCCCGGGCGCTGCCTGCTCGGCGGTCGGGACGCCCTGCTGGAACGGCTCGACCGGGCCCGCTCCGGCCAGCGCGCCTCCGGCCAGGCCGCGATGCGGACGTTCGAGCTGTCCCGGCCCACGGTCGGCGCGCAGGCCCTCGGCGTGGCCCGGGCGGCGTACGAGTACGCCCTCGACTACGCCAGGGACCGGGTCCAGTTCGGACGGCCGATCATCGAGAACCAGGCGGTCGCGTTCGCGCTGGCCGACATGAAGATGGAGATCGACGCGGCTCGGCTGCTGGTCTGGCGGGCCTCCTGGATGGGGCGCAACAACCGGCCGTTCACCGCGGGCGAGGGCTCGATGTCCAAGCTCAAGGCCGGCGAGGTGGCCGTGTCGGTCACCGAGAAGGCGGTCCAGCTGCTCGGCGGCGCCGGCTTCCTGCGCGACCACCCGGTCGAACGCTGGTACCGGGACGCCAAGATCTACACCATCTTCGAAGGCACCTCGGAGATCCAGCGGCTGGTCATCTCCCGGGCGATCTCCGGGGTGCAGATCCGCTGA
- a CDS encoding TetR/AcrR family transcriptional regulator, whose translation MSSTPTFKRLPRAVREQQMLDAAVKVFSRRGFHAASMDEIAEDAGISKPMVYAYLGTKEELFVACLHREGTRMMEAIAGAAASDLPADERLWRGLRAFFGFVGAHRDGWAVLYRQARGEQPFAGELATMRGRLVEVVAGMLDHALRAEGREVGPTDLEVVAYALVGATESLADWLADHPEADPEKTATRMMNVAWLGAAQLLHGVTWRPPTI comes from the coding sequence GTGTCCAGCACACCCACCTTCAAGCGCCTGCCCCGGGCCGTCCGCGAGCAGCAGATGCTCGACGCGGCGGTCAAGGTCTTCTCCCGCCGCGGCTTCCATGCCGCCAGCATGGACGAGATCGCCGAGGACGCCGGGATCTCCAAGCCGATGGTCTACGCGTACCTCGGCACCAAGGAGGAGCTCTTCGTGGCCTGCCTGCACCGGGAGGGCACCCGGATGATGGAGGCGATCGCCGGGGCGGCCGCTTCCGACCTCCCCGCCGACGAGCGGCTCTGGCGCGGCCTGCGCGCCTTCTTCGGCTTCGTCGGCGCGCACCGGGACGGCTGGGCGGTGCTCTACCGCCAGGCCCGCGGCGAGCAGCCCTTCGCCGGGGAACTGGCCACCATGCGGGGCCGGCTGGTCGAGGTGGTCGCCGGAATGCTGGACCACGCGCTGCGCGCCGAGGGGCGCGAGGTGGGCCCGACCGACCTGGAGGTGGTCGCGTACGCCCTGGTCGGCGCGACCGAGTCGCTCGCGGACTGGCTCGCCGACCACCCCGAGGCCGACCCGGAGAAGACCGCCACCCGGATGATGAACGTCGCCTGGCTCGGCGCCGCCCAGCTCCTCCACGGCGTCACCTGGCGTCCGCCGACGATCTGA